A single region of the Oceanicola sp. 502str15 genome encodes:
- a CDS encoding E2/UBC family protein gives MSLLPRQDRRYLEGRGITVREVIEGGKKGVILTGITLPEGKYQVARADILILLPPSYPEVAPDMFYAVPHLKLLAGQREPRCTQARQAFDGQNWQRWSRHNNQWRPGTDGIWTMLKRVEEALEVAA, from the coding sequence ATGAGCCTCCTCCCCCGTCAGGATCGCCGCTACCTCGAGGGTCGCGGCATCACCGTTCGCGAGGTCATCGAAGGCGGAAAGAAGGGCGTGATCCTCACCGGGATCACGCTGCCGGAAGGCAAGTATCAGGTCGCCCGGGCGGATATCCTGATCCTGCTGCCGCCCTCTTATCCCGAGGTCGCCCCCGACATGTTCTACGCCGTGCCGCATCTGAAGCTCCTTGCCGGCCAGCGTGAGCCCCGCTGCACGCAGGCACGCCAGGCCTTTGATGGCCAGAACTGGCAGCGCTGGTCTCGCCATAACAACCAGTGGCGTCCCGGCACGGATGGCATCTGGACCATGCTGAAGCGGGTCGAAGAGGCCCTGGAGGTGGCGGCATGA
- a CDS encoding ThiF family adenylyltransferase codes for MKRSDITLHARHRDKLQALLAHPRGHEGAAYMLLGKSEIAQDPWDLEPRTRYTSYEVIAIPQEDRVDASDKHVTWNTNSFAQLCRRAKEEGLVPAIVHSHPGGFDGFSDQDDRNERDLFTMARNRNGEGTRLVSVVQVGDSLYRARIWEDDMTPLPCHRVTVIGTRLEIQSTDVPTPSEALARQALAFGPEVNGLLKQLSVAVVGCGGTGSPVVQLLARLGVGRIVVIDDDVVEHSNLNRLYGATRKDADNAVPKVDVMAREVTMMGLDVDIRSMNGWVDAPHIRDALKSCDVIFGCTDDHAGRLYLNRVAHFYLIPVIDVGLVLMPRDDGEPGLLEMAARVSVLFPTSACHGCRGTVDRVRAREEDLQRSDPAEYERQKTEAYVRGAGNPAPAVVTFTSEAATMAVNELLAGLVDFRGGGGWTWQRYRKLDKGFERSQAAQPRSDCPVCGSEEYWGLGDIEPFLDRIG; via the coding sequence ATGAAGCGCAGCGACATCACCCTCCACGCCCGTCATCGCGACAAGCTGCAGGCGCTGCTCGCGCACCCCCGTGGGCACGAGGGCGCCGCCTACATGTTGCTCGGCAAAAGCGAGATCGCGCAGGACCCCTGGGACCTCGAGCCGCGGACCCGTTACACCTCCTACGAGGTCATCGCGATCCCGCAGGAGGACCGCGTCGATGCCAGCGACAAGCACGTCACCTGGAATACCAACTCCTTCGCCCAGCTCTGTCGCCGGGCCAAGGAGGAAGGCTTGGTGCCGGCGATCGTTCATAGTCACCCGGGAGGCTTCGACGGTTTCTCGGACCAGGACGATCGCAACGAGCGCGACCTCTTCACCATGGCCCGGAACCGTAACGGCGAGGGGACGCGCCTGGTGAGCGTCGTGCAGGTCGGTGACAGCCTCTACCGGGCACGGATCTGGGAAGACGACATGACACCCCTGCCCTGTCACCGCGTGACCGTCATCGGCACTCGGCTCGAGATCCAGTCGACCGACGTACCGACCCCGTCGGAAGCCTTGGCCCGGCAGGCACTGGCCTTCGGGCCGGAGGTCAACGGCCTCCTCAAGCAGCTCTCCGTTGCCGTGGTCGGCTGCGGCGGCACCGGCAGCCCGGTGGTCCAGCTCCTCGCCCGCCTCGGCGTGGGGCGCATCGTGGTCATCGACGATGACGTGGTCGAGCATTCCAACCTGAACCGCCTGTATGGCGCGACCCGGAAGGATGCTGACAACGCGGTGCCCAAGGTCGACGTCATGGCGCGCGAGGTGACGATGATGGGCCTCGACGTCGACATCCGGTCGATGAACGGCTGGGTGGATGCGCCGCATATCCGTGACGCGCTGAAATCCTGCGACGTCATCTTCGGATGCACGGACGATCACGCCGGGCGCCTCTACCTGAACCGCGTGGCGCACTTCTACCTGATCCCGGTCATCGATGTCGGGCTGGTCCTCATGCCCCGTGACGATGGTGAGCCCGGCCTCCTCGAGATGGCCGCGCGGGTCAGCGTGCTGTTTCCCACGTCGGCGTGCCACGGCTGCCGCGGCACAGTCGATCGCGTCAGGGCTCGCGAGGAGGACCTCCAGCGATCGGACCCCGCCGAATATGAACGGCAGAAGACCGAGGCCTATGTTCGCGGCGCTGGTAATCCCGCGCCGGCCGTCGTGACCTTCACCTCCGAGGCCGCCACCATGGCAGTGAACGAACTTCTTGCCGGTCTCGTCGACTTCCGCGGCGGCGGCGGATGGACATGGCAACGCTATCGCAAGCTCGACAAAGGCTTCGAGCGTTCGCAGGCGGCGCAGCCCCGGTCCGACTGCCCGGTCTGCGGCAGCGAGGAATACTGGGGCCTCGGCGACATCGAGCCGTTCCTGGATCGCATCGGGTGA
- a CDS encoding phosphoribosyltransferase, which produces MGIVVTERTEEGEDTVLDVSIDLRHNDGVDMSLSGNPTVMAVDDLQVFSLFRRRRLSTTEADGNPLIYALKDLKGYAIDEAGKGLMWETAGEIFRAWTCPWKPTRIAAIPSRHSVSVDLASRIAAFLEVEHVPVPLVHKRTVAEVLEEAEPLKDSSAVPESDLKAFKSQLGRLSTAPPGKTFQMKEIDVRVRQYFHPWRVSEEAKDFIGHDLLLVDDLIGSGASLSTCAKCLVENGHSVVGGMSLFSPLDRELAKKPKGARRKRRRGRKP; this is translated from the coding sequence GTGGGAATTGTAGTTACCGAGAGGACCGAAGAAGGCGAAGATACCGTTCTCGATGTCAGCATCGACCTGAGGCACAATGACGGGGTGGATATGTCCCTATCCGGGAATCCGACCGTAATGGCTGTCGACGACCTGCAGGTCTTTTCTCTTTTTCGGAGACGCCGACTCTCAACCACCGAAGCGGATGGGAACCCCCTGATCTATGCCCTCAAGGACCTGAAGGGATATGCGATTGATGAAGCTGGCAAGGGACTCATGTGGGAGACGGCTGGCGAAATCTTCCGAGCTTGGACATGTCCGTGGAAGCCAACCCGCATCGCCGCCATCCCTTCCAGGCATTCTGTGAGCGTCGACCTGGCCTCCAGGATCGCAGCCTTTCTGGAGGTGGAACACGTCCCGGTGCCCTTGGTCCACAAGAGAACCGTCGCTGAGGTTCTGGAGGAAGCCGAGCCCCTGAAGGACAGCAGTGCCGTGCCAGAGAGCGACCTAAAGGCCTTCAAGAGCCAGCTCGGCCGCCTCTCGACAGCGCCGCCGGGGAAGACCTTCCAGATGAAGGAGATCGATGTGCGTGTCAGGCAATACTTCCATCCATGGCGGGTGTCTGAGGAGGCCAAGGACTTCATCGGCCACGATCTTCTTCTGGTCGACGATCTCATCGGGAGTGGTGCTTCGCTCTCGACTTGTGCCAAGTGCCTGGTTGAGAACGGGCACTCTGTAGTCGGCGGGATGAGCTTGTTCAGCCCTCTTGACCGGGAACTTGCCAAGAAGCCGAAAGGAGCGCGCCGCAAGAGGCGCAGAGGTCGAAAACCTTGA
- the hydA gene encoding dihydropyrimidinase, whose product MSNLDLVIRGGEVVTASDRAHADVAVRNGKIVAVGIDLPRGKEEIDATGLLVMPGGIDSHVHLDQPSGDGAIMADGFETGTRSAIVGGNTTVIPFALQARGSSLRDAVAEYHAKADGQSYCDYGFHMILTDPTPSVLGQELPALVAKGYTSVKVFMTYDDMVLNDRELLEVFDAAGECGALVMVHCEGYDAIRYMTEKLEKADKIAPYYHAVSRPESVEREAAHRAISHAELTGVPIMIVHVSGREAMEQIRWARNRGLKIMGETCTQYISLTADDLKGLNMDDSGSKYVCSPPPRDPESWAAIWSGIQTGVFQTFSSDHCPFYFEGEYGKTSPKARTGFRWVPNGIPGVAVRMPLLWSEGVEKGRISANEFVALTSSNHARIYGLGNKGSIAPGYDADITLWDHKRKVTITQSLMEHGSDYTPWEGVEVTGWPAMTILRGRVVMRDGEVLETKAMGAFLPRELSSEARRMHGGPVAA is encoded by the coding sequence ATGAGCAATCTGGATTTGGTGATCCGCGGCGGTGAAGTTGTTACCGCCTCCGACCGCGCGCATGCGGACGTGGCTGTGCGGAATGGAAAGATCGTCGCTGTGGGGATCGACCTGCCGCGCGGGAAAGAGGAGATCGATGCGACCGGCCTCCTTGTGATGCCCGGTGGCATCGACAGCCACGTGCATCTCGACCAGCCGTCCGGCGATGGCGCGATAATGGCCGACGGGTTCGAGACCGGCACGCGCTCGGCCATCGTCGGTGGAAACACCACCGTCATTCCCTTTGCACTCCAGGCGCGCGGCAGCTCGCTGCGCGATGCGGTGGCCGAGTATCACGCCAAGGCCGACGGGCAGTCCTATTGCGACTACGGCTTTCACATGATCCTGACCGATCCGACGCCCTCGGTGCTGGGCCAGGAACTGCCCGCGCTGGTGGCCAAGGGCTACACGTCGGTCAAGGTCTTCATGACCTATGACGACATGGTGCTGAACGATCGTGAACTGCTCGAGGTGTTCGACGCGGCCGGAGAGTGTGGCGCACTCGTCATGGTGCACTGCGAGGGCTACGACGCCATCCGCTACATGACCGAGAAGCTGGAGAAAGCGGACAAGATCGCGCCCTACTACCACGCCGTCTCCCGCCCGGAGTCGGTGGAGCGCGAAGCCGCCCATCGGGCCATCAGCCATGCCGAACTAACCGGCGTACCGATCATGATCGTGCATGTCTCCGGGCGCGAGGCCATGGAGCAGATTCGCTGGGCCCGCAACCGGGGACTGAAGATCATGGGCGAGACCTGCACCCAGTACATTTCGCTCACCGCCGATGACCTCAAGGGGCTTAATATGGACGACTCGGGCAGCAAGTATGTCTGTTCTCCTCCCCCCCGCGATCCCGAAAGCTGGGCAGCGATCTGGAGTGGCATCCAGACCGGCGTGTTCCAGACCTTCTCCTCAGATCATTGCCCGTTCTACTTCGAGGGAGAGTACGGCAAGACGAGCCCGAAGGCGCGCACCGGGTTCCGCTGGGTGCCGAACGGCATTCCCGGTGTGGCCGTGCGCATGCCGCTACTTTGGTCGGAAGGGGTAGAGAAAGGCCGGATTTCCGCGAATGAGTTCGTGGCTCTCACCTCGAGCAACCACGCCCGCATCTACGGCCTCGGCAACAAGGGCTCAATCGCGCCGGGCTATGATGCCGACATCACGCTCTGGGATCATAAGCGCAAGGTAACCATCACGCAGTCGCTCATGGAACACGGGTCGGATTATACCCCGTGGGAGGGCGTGGAGGTGACCGGTTGGCCCGCCATGACGATTCTGCGGGGACGGGTGGTGATGCGCGATGGTGAGGTTCTGGAGACGAAGGCGATGGGCGCCTTCCTCCCGCGAGAGCTCTCCAGTGAAGCCCGTCGCATGCATGGAGGCCCCGTCGCCGCCTGA
- a CDS encoding DUF6527 family protein, which produces MIDILRKSLELFRLIPRSDLLARVTPTHPTPDQIVPGEMTIVRDGVDKWACFHCPGGCGETIKLSLSKNRRPRWTAMSDWLRRPTISPSVRQTNECRCHFWIRQGRIDWCKDSGPGSG; this is translated from the coding sequence ATGATCGACATTCTGCGGAAGAGCCTCGAGCTCTTCCGCCTCATTCCACGAAGTGACCTGCTTGCCAGGGTAACACCCACACACCCGACGCCGGATCAGATCGTGCCGGGGGAGATGACCATCGTGCGCGATGGCGTCGACAAATGGGCCTGCTTCCACTGCCCCGGTGGGTGCGGCGAAACCATCAAGCTGTCCCTCAGCAAGAACCGGAGACCCAGGTGGACGGCCATGTCAGACTGGCTGAGGCGCCCCACCATCTCGCCGTCGGTCCGCCAGACGAACGAATGCCGGTGTCACTTCTGGATCCGGCAGGGGCGGATTGACTGGTGCAAGGACAGCGGCCCGGGGTCGGGATGA
- a CDS encoding SDR family NAD(P)-dependent oxidoreductase, with protein sequence MIKAPDLPFSLAGRKALVTGGSRGIGAAIATLFAEASADVAICHHGDDEHASALAAALAERGQTLHARECDVAQEAEVTALADWAAETLGNIDILVNCAGIGGRDKPIGDVSVEEWDRMIGVNLRGVFLVSRTFFPGMVNRGYGRIVNIASQLAYKGAPGLTAYVAAKSGVVGFTRALSYEGAPHNVMVNGIAPGPVETPLLFAHSEAWLDMKKGQLPLGRFGQPDEIAPTALLLASETGGAFYCGQTLSPNGGDVMI encoded by the coding sequence ATGATAAAAGCCCCCGACCTTCCCTTTTCCCTCGCAGGGCGCAAGGCGCTCGTGACAGGCGGTAGCCGTGGTATCGGCGCGGCCATCGCCACGCTCTTCGCAGAAGCCAGCGCCGACGTGGCCATCTGCCACCACGGGGACGACGAGCATGCCAGCGCACTGGCGGCGGCCCTCGCCGAACGCGGGCAAACCCTGCATGCGCGCGAATGCGACGTGGCGCAGGAGGCCGAGGTGACGGCCCTCGCCGACTGGGCGGCCGAGACGCTCGGCAACATCGATATCCTCGTGAACTGCGCCGGTATCGGCGGGCGCGACAAGCCTATCGGCGACGTCTCGGTCGAAGAGTGGGACAGGATGATTGGCGTCAACCTGCGCGGGGTTTTCCTCGTTAGCCGGACGTTCTTTCCAGGCATGGTCAATCGAGGCTACGGCCGGATCGTCAACATCGCCTCTCAGCTTGCCTACAAAGGTGCGCCGGGCCTGACGGCCTATGTCGCGGCCAAGTCCGGCGTGGTCGGCTTCACGCGCGCGCTCTCCTACGAGGGCGCCCCCCACAACGTGATGGTCAACGGCATCGCACCCGGCCCTGTCGAAACCCCGCTCCTGTTCGCCCACAGCGAGGCGTGGCTCGACATGAAGAAGGGCCAGCTTCCGCTCGGCCGCTTCGGCCAGCCCGACGAGATCGCGCCAACGGCCCTGCTGCTCGCCTCTGAGACCGGCGGAGCTTTTTACTGCGGACAAACCCTGTCGCCCAATGGCGGCGATGTCATGATTTAA
- a CDS encoding multiubiquitin domain-containing protein — protein MTTEPIEIEDLLAALKAGRKPRDHGPYKVQVGDHDLQFTDAVIDDPTPTGRQIIEGAGFRKAEEHLVFQSLRNGELEELRLEETTDLRPGQVERFLVFPSAESFRFDIDGKRLEWGHKVISGRVLKKLAGVDPAKFAVWQVIPGKDDILVGDTDLICLADAGLEHFFTGVPQTTEGGAA, from the coding sequence ATGACTACCGAACCGATCGAAATCGAAGATCTCCTGGCCGCCCTGAAGGCCGGCCGCAAGCCCCGCGACCACGGTCCCTACAAGGTCCAGGTCGGCGACCACGACCTCCAGTTCACCGACGCCGTCATCGACGATCCGACGCCCACCGGCCGCCAGATCATCGAGGGGGCCGGCTTCCGCAAGGCCGAGGAACACCTCGTGTTCCAGTCGCTGCGCAATGGTGAACTCGAGGAACTTCGCCTCGAGGAAACCACGGACCTGCGCCCCGGCCAGGTCGAGCGCTTCCTGGTGTTCCCGAGCGCGGAATCCTTCCGCTTCGACATCGATGGCAAGCGCCTCGAGTGGGGCCACAAGGTCATCAGCGGGCGCGTGCTCAAGAAGCTGGCCGGGGTCGATCCCGCCAAGTTCGCCGTCTGGCAGGTGATCCCCGGCAAGGATGACATCCTGGTCGGCGACACCGATCTGATCTGCCTCGCGGATGCTGGCCTGGAGCACTTCTTCACCGGCGTGCCACAGACCACGGAAGGGGGTGCGGCATGA
- a CDS encoding tyrosine-type recombinase/integrase, giving the protein MPHLDHRAFVNDCRDERGVGHHTLRAYAQDLRTFARFTEAHRLSDPLSKDDILAYHRHLRDALGAKPATIERRLVTLKSYFAWREDRNSALPSPFADVRISVRIPRRLPRPIDRDTLRAVLHEGEDTFAVRSKSGADDAIAASQNDVTILIIKLLIVTGLRISELTNVKVRDVSHDGSQILVNGKGNRERIVFVPNHKLQEELRHFLEARYAQSGSSAPLFLNTGGRRLRSATFRKRLRALSRRLGIEPHLTPHRFRHSAATLLIEEGIDIRMVQALLGHASLRTTEIYVRVSNHALRRALERADILDVLRN; this is encoded by the coding sequence ATGCCCCACCTCGATCACAGAGCCTTCGTCAACGACTGCCGCGATGAGCGCGGTGTCGGACATCACACGCTTCGGGCCTATGCCCAAGATCTGCGAACGTTTGCCCGCTTCACCGAGGCCCACCGTCTCAGCGACCCGCTGTCGAAAGACGACATCCTCGCCTACCACCGCCACCTGCGCGACGCGTTGGGTGCCAAGCCGGCGACCATCGAGCGGCGACTCGTGACCCTCAAGTCATACTTCGCCTGGCGCGAAGATCGGAACAGCGCCCTGCCCTCCCCATTTGCCGATGTCCGTATCTCCGTACGGATCCCGCGCCGCCTGCCGCGCCCCATCGACCGAGACACCCTCAGAGCAGTTCTCCACGAGGGTGAAGACACATTCGCTGTGCGGTCAAAATCGGGCGCAGACGACGCTATTGCAGCCTCGCAAAACGATGTCACGATCCTGATCATCAAGCTGCTCATCGTGACCGGCCTCCGGATCAGCGAGCTGACCAATGTAAAGGTCCGCGACGTCTCGCATGACGGAAGCCAAATTCTCGTGAATGGCAAGGGAAACAGGGAGCGCATCGTCTTCGTGCCGAACCACAAGTTACAGGAAGAGCTCAGGCACTTCCTCGAGGCTCGCTATGCGCAGAGTGGTTCTTCCGCACCTTTGTTTCTGAACACGGGAGGTCGCCGGCTCCGCTCGGCCACGTTCCGCAAGCGGCTGCGGGCGCTATCCAGGCGCCTCGGGATCGAGCCGCACCTGACCCCACACCGGTTCCGGCACTCAGCCGCAACGCTGCTGATCGAGGAAGGTATCGATATCCGGATGGTCCAGGCCTTGCTCGGGCACGCCAGCCTCAGGACCACCGAGATCTATGTGAGGGTTTCGAACCATGCGCTACGACGAGCGTTGGAGCGAGCGGATATTCTGGATGTCCTCAGAAACTAG
- a CDS encoding adenylosuccinate synthetase, protein MEILFVMSGPIGSGKTRFAEALATYGARPVSTRSYIRERKGCGEGRAELQAAGSALDEETGGLWVVDAVVGADTAGTELLLLDSARIAPQVEGLREHFPGKVVHVHLEASPDVLEKRYVSRPTATREYATYAEAAAHGTEQQVGTLAEIADLVFDTEDTDPYDLAVATMAFVGRLQETRPAVDVIVGAQYGSEGKGNVCAKIASRYDGLVRIGGPNAGHRVADPIYKYVQLPSGSMSNEEAQIILAAGSTISLPQLMLEIMDHKLTANRLTIDPQVMVIDDEDRRIEEGRGEGDALDAIASTKQGVGAAAARKILNRGKPLFGPSVKLARDVGQLAQFVRPARTVVDRLLREGKSVLLEGTQGTELSIHHGRYPYVTSRETTSSGCISDAGIAPGAVREVIMVLRTYPIRVGGTSGPMGRVIDFATVSERSGVPVDEIARTERGTVSNRERRIAEFDWGRLRREAELNGATCIALTFADYIDIANRDATSFGTLTTETQEFIRKIERVSGVPVTLVSKAFAKDGVLERGDWS, encoded by the coding sequence ATGGAAATATTGTTCGTGATGTCGGGGCCAATTGGCTCGGGCAAAACCCGTTTCGCCGAGGCACTCGCCACGTATGGCGCGCGCCCGGTGAGCACCCGGTCATACATTCGCGAACGCAAGGGCTGCGGCGAGGGTCGCGCCGAACTTCAAGCCGCCGGAAGCGCGCTGGACGAGGAGACCGGGGGCCTCTGGGTTGTCGATGCCGTGGTCGGAGCTGACACGGCAGGCACAGAGCTGCTTCTTCTCGACTCCGCCCGGATCGCCCCGCAGGTGGAAGGATTGCGCGAGCACTTTCCCGGAAAGGTGGTTCACGTTCATCTCGAGGCATCGCCGGACGTGCTGGAGAAGCGCTACGTTTCCCGCCCCACCGCTACGCGTGAATACGCGACCTATGCGGAGGCCGCGGCGCATGGAACCGAGCAGCAGGTGGGTACTCTCGCCGAAATCGCCGACCTCGTGTTCGACACTGAGGACACGGATCCGTATGATCTAGCTGTAGCGACCATGGCGTTTGTGGGAAGGCTTCAGGAAACCCGTCCTGCCGTCGACGTGATCGTGGGCGCGCAGTACGGCAGTGAGGGCAAGGGCAACGTCTGCGCGAAAATCGCCTCGCGATACGATGGCCTGGTGCGCATCGGCGGTCCCAATGCGGGTCATCGCGTTGCAGATCCCATCTACAAGTATGTGCAGCTGCCGTCGGGTTCGATGTCGAACGAGGAGGCGCAGATCATTCTCGCCGCCGGGTCCACGATTTCGCTGCCACAGCTCATGCTTGAGATCATGGATCACAAGCTGACGGCCAATCGGCTTACGATCGATCCGCAGGTGATGGTGATTGACGATGAAGATCGCCGGATCGAAGAGGGCCGAGGTGAAGGCGATGCCCTGGACGCGATTGCGTCCACTAAACAAGGGGTGGGCGCTGCCGCGGCGCGGAAAATTCTGAACCGAGGCAAGCCCCTGTTCGGCCCATCGGTGAAGCTTGCGCGGGACGTTGGACAACTCGCGCAGTTCGTGCGCCCGGCGCGCACGGTGGTCGATCGGCTACTCCGAGAGGGCAAATCGGTATTGCTTGAGGGCACCCAAGGCACGGAGCTTTCCATCCACCACGGTCGCTACCCTTACGTAACTTCCCGCGAGACCACCAGTTCCGGTTGTATCTCTGATGCCGGAATTGCTCCTGGCGCGGTCCGCGAAGTGATTATGGTCCTTCGCACCTATCCCATTCGTGTCGGGGGCACTTCGGGACCAATGGGTCGTGTGATCGACTTCGCTACGGTCTCGGAGCGCAGCGGAGTGCCCGTCGACGAGATCGCTCGAACTGAGCGTGGAACCGTGTCCAACCGTGAACGCCGGATTGCAGAGTTCGACTGGGGTCGACTGCGCCGCGAGGCGGAACTTAACGGAGCCACCTGCATAGCCCTCACCTTCGCCGACTACATCGACATCGCCAACCGCGACGCTACCTCCTTCGGCACGCTCACGACCGAGACCCAAGAGTTCATTCGTAAGATTGAGCGCGTCTCCGGCGTTCCCGTGACGCTTGTCTCGAAGGCGTTCGCGAAGGATGGTGTGCTTGAGCGCGGTGACTGGTCGTGA
- the mobQ gene encoding MobQ family relaxase — protein sequence MASYHLSVKTIKRSAGRSATAAAAYRVGERIECQREGRIHDYTRKQGIEETFILTPKDAPDWATDRSRLWNEVEASETRRNSVTAREWELALPSEISAEDRSQITRDFAQELVSRYGVAVDVAIHAPHREGDQRNHHAHVLTSTRKLEPEGFTAKTRVLDSAKTGSVEIEQMRGFWADLQNRALERAGEVERVDHRSLEAQREAALKRGDTLSAEELDRDPELKLGPAANSMERRAKAMAERQGREYVPVTERGAVVHAARQARAAFRELRARLDIAREAYGAERDAGQGRVSAGLAALRAAAAKERGARAGPEDMKERLARVVGRSEDQDDTPKPERLTYAQKRLKEIMEKDAGRDGQAAVHKLDGHSDPELGQEAGPEERKPSVNERLKDVLNKPREKLEIEDEPEQEKDQEVEKDREIDRDIDRDPGLSH from the coding sequence ATGGCCAGCTACCACCTCTCCGTGAAGACGATCAAACGCAGCGCCGGGCGCTCCGCCACGGCGGCCGCCGCCTACCGTGTCGGGGAGCGCATCGAGTGCCAGCGTGAAGGCCGTATCCACGATTACACCCGCAAGCAGGGCATCGAGGAGACCTTCATCCTGACCCCGAAGGATGCCCCGGATTGGGCCACGGACCGCTCCCGCCTCTGGAACGAGGTCGAGGCTTCCGAGACCCGCCGCAACTCTGTCACCGCCCGCGAATGGGAGCTGGCGCTCCCGTCCGAGATCAGCGCCGAGGACCGCTCGCAGATCACCCGCGACTTCGCGCAGGAGCTGGTCAGCCGCTACGGCGTGGCCGTCGATGTGGCGATCCACGCGCCGCACCGCGAGGGCGATCAGCGCAACCACCATGCGCACGTTCTGACCTCCACCCGCAAGCTGGAACCGGAGGGGTTCACCGCCAAGACGCGCGTGCTCGATTCCGCGAAGACCGGCAGCGTCGAGATCGAGCAGATGCGCGGATTCTGGGCCGATCTACAGAACCGCGCCCTGGAGCGGGCAGGGGAGGTCGAGCGCGTCGATCACCGGTCGCTCGAAGCGCAGCGAGAGGCAGCGCTGAAGCGGGGTGACACGCTGTCGGCCGAGGAGCTGGACCGTGACCCGGAGCTGAAGCTGGGGCCAGCGGCCAATTCCATGGAGCGTCGGGCGAAGGCGATGGCCGAGCGCCAGGGCCGGGAATATGTCCCGGTCACCGAACGTGGCGCTGTCGTCCATGCTGCGCGTCAGGCCCGTGCCGCGTTCCGCGAGCTGCGCGCGCGGCTGGACATCGCGCGGGAGGCCTACGGGGCCGAGCGGGACGCGGGGCAGGGGCGTGTCTCGGCCGGTCTGGCTGCGCTCAGGGCGGCGGCGGCGAAGGAGCGCGGCGCACGGGCCGGACCGGAGGATATGAAAGAACGTCTGGCGCGGGTCGTCGGGCGGTCAGAAGACCAGGACGACACGCCGAAGCCTGAACGCCTAACATATGCGCAGAAGCGGTTGAAGGAGATCATGGAGAAGGATGCCGGGCGCGACGGGCAAGCAGCGGTTCACAAGCTGGATGGTCATAGCGATCCTGAGCTTGGCCAGGAGGCTGGCCCCGAGGAACGCAAACCATCAGTGAACGAGCGCCTAAAGGACGTGCTGAACAAGCCGCGCGAGAAGCTGGAGATCGAGGACGAGCCGGAGCAGGAAAAGGATCAGGAGGTCGAGAAGGATCGCGAGATTGATCGGGACATCGACCGTGATCCGGGCCTCAGTCACTGA
- a CDS encoding ImmA/IrrE family metallo-endopeptidase: MTHSPRRAEEILQALRLKRPEDINLEAIAWLQGAKVDYREMDGCEACIHGRADVGRAIIAVNDAHGNLRRQRFSLAHELGHWEWHRGEHLFCAKEDIGGSKGRERGLSREKGANRFASELLMPEFMLKSALNDFRKFDMRTVRLLSDTFSVSKTAMAYRLVDLDFEPSLLASYSRGGLNWFKRSKSVGERWFLRRTLDPQSNAHDILHKGARDDISLSLMDADTWFDTEGADRYELAEQSFRVGDDEVMTLLVLKSEYMMAR; the protein is encoded by the coding sequence ATGACCCATTCTCCGCGTCGTGCTGAGGAGATCCTCCAGGCCTTGCGCCTGAAGCGACCGGAAGACATCAACCTTGAAGCCATTGCCTGGCTTCAAGGTGCCAAGGTCGACTACCGGGAAATGGACGGATGTGAGGCGTGCATCCATGGTCGAGCCGACGTCGGCCGCGCGATAATCGCCGTGAATGACGCGCATGGAAATCTACGGCGCCAGAGGTTCTCCCTCGCACACGAACTGGGGCACTGGGAATGGCACAGGGGAGAACATCTGTTTTGTGCCAAAGAGGATATCGGGGGTAGCAAGGGGCGCGAACGAGGATTATCCCGTGAGAAGGGCGCCAACCGGTTCGCCTCAGAGCTGTTGATGCCGGAGTTCATGCTCAAGAGCGCACTGAATGACTTCAGGAAATTCGACATGCGCACCGTCCGGCTTCTTTCGGACACCTTTTCTGTCAGCAAGACGGCCATGGCGTATCGCTTGGTGGATCTGGATTTCGAGCCGAGTCTCCTGGCCTCCTACAGCCGCGGCGGCCTCAACTGGTTCAAGAGATCGAAGAGCGTCGGGGAGCGATGGTTTCTGCGTCGAACACTCGACCCCCAGAGCAACGCTCACGATATCCTGCACAAGGGAGCCCGGGACGACATCTCGCTGTCTCTTATGGACGCAGACACCTGGTTCGACACAGAGGGCGCCGATCGCTATGAGCTTGCTGAGCAATCGTTCCGTGTGGGTGACGATGAGGTCATGACCTTGCTGGTCCTGAAGAGCGAATACATGATGGCGCGATGA